TTCATACACGCGCTCACGCGAGTGCAGAAAACATTTTTTGAACCACGGTGTAATACGATGAACTTAcacgttaaaaaaaaatgtacaaaaagaattaattatgcGTTATGCGCGTGCGAAAaatcttttttataaccggcactaTACGCcttttaagatattttgaacgtgtttaaaaatagagaaaataagatttaataaacaattgattaaatcacattattgataggtcattgtgaggtactaattattaaaataaataaaaaacacggTGTACTACGATGGACTTCGacgttttaaatgtttttatattaaaaaattatacaaaaagaattaattatgcGTTATGCGCGTGagaaagacctttttttataaccggtactacacgcctcttaagatattttgaacgtatttaaaaataaagaaaataatatttaataaacaactgattaaatcacattattgctaactcattgtgaggtattaattattattaataaaaaattaaaaaaaaatttaaaaaataaaaactgtacATGAAAAAGTTAAATATTAAACAATTGTTTAACACTGTACATTAAATAGTAAAATATTAAAACACTATTTATCACTTtgttgacaaaaagaaaattcaaatagttgaagtaaataaataattttagatcatgtTAGAAGTAAcctctcataaaccaattaaagtagATAAATTCACATGATAAAATCGGtctttatagaatttacattaagaataaaaaaaataatatttaataaacaattaattgaatcacattatttttAACCATTGTGAGGCCAAGCTAACcctctcccccttagtgtagataatattatgtgttaaaaaaaatcatttgacaattaatttaatcacattattatctgcgtgtgaaagaccttttttataactggcattaTACGCTTCTTacgatgttttgaacgtgtttaaaaatagagaaaataatatttaataaacaactgatcgaatcacattatttctagcacattgtgaggctaagcccaccccctcctcttagtgtagataatatcgtttgttacataaaaaaaataatcatttgacaacttatttaatcacattattatccgcgtgtgaaagaccttttttatatcACGTGGGCACCATCAATTTTgtcatttgtttattattttctctcttccctttcattttttttattcttttctctgaTGAACAGTGGAGAACAGTGTGACGAACAGTGGAATTTGGGGTCACACATGAGACAAAAATTTTGGTGTCGCCCGCTTCGACAAAAAGAAGTGGACCAAAATGCCccttaaccaaaaaaaatttaaaacctgCCCAAGAGCATATTTCAAATTATGTAAGTGTAAATTGGTCATCTAGCCATAAAAAAAACTGTGATGCACTGTTACCTTTTCCATTGGCTTTCTATATAGGATAGTGGGCCATTTAAGTGTCTAGAAGAGAAATTAAGGAGATATAGCCTAATCCGTctcttaaataaaataaaaaataaaaataaaagtttaagacGGTTGTTTTGCTCTAGAAAGTCTTCTATTTTGTAGCTATTGTTGAATGGCATGGTTTGATGAGAATCTAAACTTTAATCCGTATTCAAGATTGCAGAAAAAAGTTTATAAGAAAACCCAGATAGTCACCCTTCTCTAATTttcaatgaaaagaaaatttttcaaGCCTGCAAAATGATATATAAGGAAATTAACCTAGATAGTCACCCTTCTCAAATATTTAaaggtaacccccaaaaaaattgaaagttgcATACTtagactttaaaaaaaaaaaattactaatatTATTAGGGGATGAGAAAGTttaaaactattacaataatttagatgAGGGGAACACATGGATAGAAATCCAACACATTATCCACAAGAATATTGAACTACATACAGTTGCATACTTAAACATCCAAGTTGCTAGAGTATTGTGCACCCTCTTTTGCCTAAGTTCATCTTataatttagattaatttaaTGTAAACTTATCGcttttataaacaaaattatgagtacaaaattGGAAGCAGCTTGATGTGAACAATTAACCAACTgaatattatacatacataattGCTTTTGGAGAGCAACTTTAGTGCGTTCTAAACCAATTTTACGCAACCTTTAAGATTAGGCAGCCACATTAAAAATGTGCGCATGTGAGACCTAGTTTGGTTAAAAGAAGAGATAGGGGTTGTGTTTTGcttgtttttgtattttccaatttcttttgtTTAGTTTCTAAAGATCAGTCAATTCGGGCTCCTGGGAACTTGCGGACCCATCAACTCCGAGTTGATCTGCAGCTAACATGTGTGTGTGCAATCGTTTTCTATATTTCCAGTCACAAATGACAATCACGATTATTGAATCTACCTTTTATACTCCATGTATATGTAAAAGCCGGGAACGCGAAGCGCAAACGAAGGTGAGTTGCTAGACCAAACTCCCTGCCGACGATCGGAAACCGAGTGGTAAAGCCGTGATCCCCTTACTGGTATTTGTAACATTCGAGTTACCATCCAccttaaaagtcaaatttaagtTTTCCTTCAAGATAATTCTCTGAATTCATTCATCGAGAGATTGGTTCATTAATCAAACTAacttatatatgtgtatatctAATGGTTGTATAAATTACTTTTCCTACTTTACCGATCATATGATATTCATCTTTATTAGAGACGTGGTTAGTAAATATGTACAAATAACATTATTCTTCATTAAACACTCAAATTAATCAACTCAATAAAACATACACACATAAAAAACAAGTACCAATTGAAGAGAAATATTAAGGgaactctctcaaaagtgggactctccatTGGCTCTCTGTCACCTCACAATTTAACTTCAATCctcgtgccaacattataaaacatgcgtaatgctacacttacaatctatttgtatcatctttctAATAAATGTAAGGCTCATCATCGCATGTGGGTCCAAtatctattagagagatggtacAAGTAGATGATAAGGATAACATTTTTGAAAACATAGAGCAAAAAACACTAGAGGGCAGGGAGTCCATGAAAAAttccacttttgagagagtttccTTACCATAACTACATACTCAAGAGGCCAATATAGTGATTACCACTTAATTCCTGTAAAGCATTTAGTATGTAtagtatttgtatttgtattttgtaCAACATTGATGAACtgtgaaaatattgaaaagGGTCAATCAATAACCCTGGCTTTCTCTCATCCTAATTAACAACTACAATATTTCTGAACATTGATGAATAATCAAAAAGGCCTCTTGAGCTGCTTAAAATCCATAGAATCAATACACTCCAACCTCTCCCTATGAATGTTCAACGCCTTTAACAAGTCCGTGACCTTGTCTTTGGTCCTCTCCGCACAACCAACTTGCAAAAGTAGCAAGAGCTTCTGAAACGCACCCACTTGAAGGGCCTCCACGAGCACACCTCCGTCTTCCCTAGTCTCGTTCTTGCAAAGCTTCCAAAGAATAGACACCGAAAACTCCGTGGCCAAATCCGAAACCCTAAGTATCTTCTTCACCACAACCGGCATGGTCAAGGCATGAAGGTAGGCCTTTTCCCTGCCTTGCTTGCTTCCGCAAAGTCCGTCTAGCACTCCCAACGCCTTCTCGCAAATGCTTCTTTCGGCATCTACAAGAATGTCCGAAAGCAGAGACACCAATCCCAGCTCTACAAATCTctctttgattttatctttcGAAAGAGAGGAGGATGATGAGTTGACCATTTGATACATGATGACCAAGGACGCTTTTGTAGAAGTAGGGCAAACTGGTTCTTTGATCAGCTTCACTAGCACCTCCAGAGCTCCTTCGATCTCTGCCAAAGCATCGATCTTCTGATGATCATGATCAGATGAGACAGCGGTCTCTTTGAGCACCAACGATGCGTTTCGTCTTTGTGACAAATCTCCACTCTCCAAAAACCACACCATGCAACACAACGAAGCAGGCGATCCGAGGTACAAGTTAGCCTCCTTGTCAAGCGGGAAAACCAAAGTCAAAGCAGACAAAATCTCCTCCAAAACGGCAACGTTTTGATGGTGTTGAGAAGTTGAAAATGCATTAAACGCACCCGCTAGAACGCTCCCCGTGCCACTAGCCACAATGCAACGCTTGTTACGCTCGCTTTCTTTCGCCAACGCCTTGATCTTCGCCACCAAAACTAGGCAATCATCCTTGTTCTGATGATGACTCGATGTCGTAATCTTTGATAAAATCTCGGTCACCTGAACCGAACTGATCGGAATGCGAGGGGTGGGAATGCGCTCGATTCCAAAAGACTTTTTCTCGACGCACCAACCCTGTATCATCTTGCGGATGGTGTGATTGGGAATTGGATCGAAGCTTGTGAGGACTTGGTTTGTTATAGGGCACGTGAAGTTGCCGGCTTCAATCCACGTCTCTATGCTCTGACGGTCGTACGTGATCCCGGTGGACAGCGTGACCGGATCCTTCATCAACTCAAGTGAAATTGGGCACCGGAAATGGTTTGGTATGGTCAGCTCCATGTCGCCGGCCTCACCCTCCTTGGCAGCACGGCGGCCGGCTCTCAGCCTTCTCCATGACAAGGTCATGACAACTGAATTAATGAACTGTGTCTATCTGAGATATCAACGTTGGAATGGTATAATAGGTGGATCGACTAGTACTATGATATATATGTATTGTTGTTGGGTTGGAAATTTGTAAagatggatatatatatatatagtggtaGTTGTTTTTTGTATGTTTAAAATATGGACGCGGTTCAAGTTGGAAACTTGGGATACGTTTATAAAACAGTGATAACTAATGGGTTTTGAATATTTGACCGTTGAACGTTTGAAATGGTAAGAGACGAACAGGAAGTGGTACACCGTCAAAGGAGGAGGTGTCGGGCAATCTGTACTTACTGTTTGGAAAAAATCAAAGGTTTGACGCCATGCCGGTCAACTGGTCGGTGGATTGACCGACTCGGATTGTATCGCATTTGTTAAACCGTGGACCAGATCAGCATGTGAGATGAATGGGTTTAAAACTTTAAATTAATTCACTAACTAATGAGATTGGTCTTTTCTTAATGTGTTTGATTAGTTTCGCCATTGGGCTAATATATACGCGCATCAAACACGAACCCGGACTCAAGCTGGTGATTCTTATCGGAGTGGCAAAAAGTATTGATGGTTATGCATTCTTATGCATGTTCGATCCCCACCGACTTCATTCTTCCATAACTCGCAATCATATTGATGCTTTACGGTGAATGTTAGACATACATCATGTAGAATTATTAGAGAGAGGTCATATGGCAACCACGTGGACTCACCTTACACGCGGGGCATCATCGCGCGGGGTcaaggggacccacccatcacgtggTAGTACAGTACGGGTCCGCTCCCTGGCTCTGATAtcatgtagaattatcagaaaGACAGGTCATACGGCCCACTTCTAACAACACCGATATGTCcctaacttggtaattaccacctacACAATCCAtcaagtgtggggttttatcacaaaagacctcggtattagttagagtatggttaggatatttaaattattagttttctttttgtatgaCCGATAGGGATTCAACACAGCACACTATTCAAGACGGCTATCTGAGTGTCaacaaaaccctagaaaaaaggaaattaataaactacttgtttgagagagagagagagagagagagaagcttcGTATTACTGTGATTGTGAGATTTCAAGGCCAATTCACTTGGTGATTTGAGCCAATTTACAATGCACCGATTGTTTATAGTCGTGTGAAATGTCACACGAGAAAAGATGCGGACACAATTGTTGAATATAacagtttcattttaaaaaacattGGGTTGTACTTCCGATAACACATGGTTATCTGTCTAtactaaataaggaaaactagtaatagagtttgaaaactttgagttttaacaaaaatgataaaaatgcgttgtaagtgaatagtattaggattgactttttagaataaaaatgtgattttttgttaaagtgaataataccggAAGTTTTTCGTCAAAGTTTCCTACTAAATATCCCTTTCATGTattttggtactattcattttctAGTCCAACTCTTTACGCCTAGTGGTTGTACAAAGACATTTGGACATAAGATTTTCTCCTACTAAACTAACCATATTTTGGGCTCCATTGGTATTGGCATTCTATATCTTAAGTACAACACTTTACCATTATATATTGTGGAGGTGACAAAAATCAATGTTTAAGCTTAGAAAGATAATAACTTACATAGAATAAACAAAGGCTTATGATATGATTTAAGCTGGCCATAGCCTATATAGCACTATTTGTCGGCCTTTGTGTTAGGGCTCGTTCGgacatgcttttaaaatgactgaaagcgtttttaaagaaaataattttgggttctaaaagcacttaaagtgctttctacaagaagcaccagttatgtgcttcttccaataagcattttaagtgtttttctaggatttacttgcatctttattaaaaattaattctaaaaatattttcaccaaaagcatttcattcattttaaaagcacatataAACGATCTCTTATATTATTAAGATGGAAAATAAAAGCCTCGTGACTTTCGACACAAAACCAACACTCTAACTCGTgagtttcattttttattttattttgtcacgCATAATATTTATGACAAATGCACTGTTACTGTAACATTTCTATTTAAtaatacaaatttttatttacaagaCGAATCATTCACACATGATATCATAATAGAAACATACTAATTGGATTTGACAATTTATTGTAAGACCCGTTAACTAAACACGAAACGACATGAAAGAATTCGACATCAACTAGTTAACGATTCGGGTCTTTACCCGTCGCTCATTAACGAGTTGAATCATTATTGGATGACCCGTTAAAAACCCGATAAGATGATGTTTATTAGATATAGACATTAGCCATTGCAATTTTTTACATAACCTGTTAAGTTGACACTAAATGACCCCATTCACTTAACGAATCGGGTCATTATTAGGTCACATGTTAAAAACTTGTTAAGAAAGCAAGTTTACATGatacgacccgttaagataacaatCATAATATAAAACGACACGAATACAACAAATACAACCCGTTTATCAGACCTAATACCAAGAGAGAGGATCATcaccagatcctctttgtgaggatcccgaagatcctccaatcacattcgtttattgtacatcgtgcggccagttttcgtcagatactgTTTCTATTcaactttaaataaaaaaaaatttacaataatttctgaccgtacaatatacgatgaacgaatataaTGTAATGATCTCTAAAACCTTCACAAAGAAAATTCAGCGAGAATCCTCACGCCACCTTGTAAATTATTATCAAGTATAAAATATGTTTTtctactaaaattaaaaaaaaaaatggactaAAACGTCAACGTTGCAGACCTGGCAAATACGCCACATAAAGAATTGGAATCAAGAGAACGGCGAGTGATTTGGGGACAAAGTCGAGACATGTGGGATGTGGCCCCCCCGCCGGTAAGTCACTGTTCGAGGTGGAGAATATTCTATAactagaaaaacaaaacaaattgtagcTAGCAAACCGCGTAAGATTCTCACTCTTCCCGAATCCCTTCTGcttctctcctcttctcttagaatttttttttttttttttttttttgtgtttttctctctacaaaaaaaaattaggatgaattacatttttatatttCAGATTTGGgatctatttcaattctttacaatatcttcaaaacatttcactttcataccttaagtactattttatttcaaaataatacatctgCTATATTTTCCATCCATTAATACGTTAAGTGCTGACATGACTGCCACATATATACCACGTGGCTACCAAATGTTTGAAACgtgacaaaaaaatattaaaaatattaaaaaaaaaacctgaattgaaaataaaaataaataaataaaaacctgaACCCCGTTCCCTTTCCCCTTCCCCGCAACCCCCAACCCAAACCCTAAATCCCATATCTTCCCCAATCCACTCTTCCCTGTTCAACTCCCCGACCCACTTCGTCTTCTCCACCCTAGCACCCCccttctcccatcccccatcatCACCCACCCCTTCTCTCGTCACGAACCCTATCTATCAGCCCCCGGATCTTCTCTACCTTCACCTTCGACAACACACTGCAGCCACCACGAAGCCTCGAGCTTCGGCAATCCCCGAGTTCAACAACACATTAAAGCCCCACGAAGCCCCGAAATCAAGGACTTTTGCTGCTGTTCTTGCTCCTTGCTACCTTGCCAGCATTAAACTTCTTCCCTACCATGACCACCATGTGGGTGTCGAAGACAGAGAGGTAACCCtgccccaccccaccccaccccaccattcctctattttttttctctaatcaCCAACACTGTAACAACCAATAATCCATTCTTCAGCCAATAGTTGTGCATCATTGCAAACCCACAACCCAAGCCTCTTAATTTCCCACAAATTAATCTCTTACTTTTATTCATTTCTAATTCTAAAGAGAAAGCTGAAGCTTTGAACTAAGAAAAATGGGGATTTGAGATTTCGTCTCCAGGACAACCATTTCGTtgaattgggatttttttggggttttctcCCTGCAACCCAAGTTTTATTTGCTTCAGAAAGCCATGGAATTTTTCAATCAACGTACGGTGGTTGTGATTTCACTAATTTGTGGTAGCTAGCAGGGCGAAGGTGAGGGTTTAGGTTAGTtgggagaaaagtgagtttagTTGTTTGATTTCTAACGAGGATGGGTAAGGTTAAAGATAGACGAGGATGGGTGAGGTTACAGAACACGAACCCAGAAAAAGCAATTGTCGGGCTCGGCGGGGATGGCGTCGAGATGGCAGTTGAGGAGGAGGGAGGGGAGGGAGGGTTGGACACGGTGGCGGTGAAGAGCATCAGAGGTGGAGGAATTTGGGCTCGGTGAAGGTGAGGGGGTCGGGAAGGGAGGGAGAAGATGGGTTCTGCGTTTGTtgggtttgtttgtttgtttgtttttctgttttttaaaataatttaaatagggtaaatattattatattttaaatgcataaaaattattttttttatcacgtGATAAatatttggcagccacgtgcaTATATGTGATAGTCAAGTCAACATTGAACAGATCAATGGATAACAGATCAATGAATAGAAAATTTAACGAATGTACTATTTtgacttaaggtatgaaagtgaaatgttttgaagatgttgtaaagaattgaaattgaccccaaacttaaggtatgaaagtgtaatttatctaaaaaattaatataagatattagCGTGATTTAGTGATAATGtttaaaaaagagagaaaatgagaaagagattaaaaaaaaaagaatcctaCTCCTTGTCAAACAGTATCTACTCTAGTCCATGTCGGACACGTGTCGCTCATT
This Pyrus communis chromosome 6, drPyrComm1.1, whole genome shotgun sequence DNA region includes the following protein-coding sequences:
- the LOC137738228 gene encoding U-box domain-containing protein 21-like, coding for MTLSWRRLRAGRRAAKEGEAGDMELTIPNHFRCPISLELMKDPVTLSTGITYDRQSIETWIEAGNFTCPITNQVLTSFDPIPNHTIRKMIQGWCVEKKSFGIERIPTPRIPISSVQVTEILSKITTSSHHQNKDDCLVLVAKIKALAKESERNKRCIVASGTGSVLAGAFNAFSTSQHHQNVAVLEEILSALTLVFPLDKEANLYLGSPASLCCMVWFLESGDLSQRRNASLVLKETAVSSDHDHQKIDALAEIEGALEVLVKLIKEPVCPTSTKASLVIMYQMVNSSSSSLSKDKIKERFVELGLVSLLSDILVDAERSICEKALGVLDGLCGSKQGREKAYLHALTMPVVVKKILRVSDLATEFSVSILWKLCKNETREDGGVLVEALQVGAFQKLLLLLQVGCAERTKDKVTDLLKALNIHRERLECIDSMDFKQLKRPF